The following proteins come from a genomic window of Lolium rigidum isolate FL_2022 chromosome 5, APGP_CSIRO_Lrig_0.1, whole genome shotgun sequence:
- the LOC124652996 gene encoding dTDP-3,4-didehydro-2,6-dideoxy-alpha-D-glucose 3-reductase-like produces MAGESELPRIAVVGAGIFARTQYIPRLREIAHLVVVKAIWSRTQESAEAAAELARDFAPDIECKWGDAGLEEIMGDRSILGVAVVLAGQVQVELSLKMLKAGKHVIQEKPASGSTAEAETALSVYNSFPNQLPYKPIWALAENYRFEPAFVESNKLMSDIGEMMNIQVIVEGSMNSSNPYFNSSWRRNFLGGFILDMGVHFIAGLRMLVGSEIATVSSISRHVDTALPPPDNICSLFQLENGCAGVLVFAVNSRSPKILWRVDGTKGTVQVERGTDSGKHGYQVLFTSENGQCQKTFYPFSGVHEELKAFVHDIVQASKDGDHKAEPRSSYAEGARDVAVLEAMLESSTKQGAQVQVKKF; encoded by the exons ATGGCTGGGGAAAGCGAGCTTCCCCGGATCGCGGTGGTCGGCGCGGGCATCTTCGCCCGCACGCAGTACATCCCCAGGCTGCGCGAGATCGCCCACCTCGTCGTCGTCAAGGCCATCTGGAGCCGCACCCAG GAATCTGCAGAGGCTGCCGCGGAGCTTGCACGCGATTTTGCGCCTGACATTGAGTGCAAATGGGGCGACGCGGGGCTGGAGGAGATAATGGGAGACCGTTCAATCCTGGGTGTCGCCGTTGTTCTTGCCGGGCAAGTCCAG GTAGAGCTTTCCTTGAAGATGCTCAAGGCAGGAAAGCATGTGATTCAAG AGAAACCTGCCTCTGGAT CGACTGCTGAAGCAGAAACTGCATTGTCAGTCTACAACTCATTTCCGAACCAGTTGCCATATAAGCCGATTTGGGCTCTTGCAGAAAACTACAGATTTGAACCTGCATTTGTGGAG TCAAACAAGTTGATGAGTGACATTGGTGAGATGATGAACATCCAAGTTATTGTTGAAGGATCAATGAACAGCTCAAACCCATACTTCAACAGCTCCTGGAGGCGAAATTTTCTG GGTGGCTTTATATTGGACATGGGCGTACACTTCATTGCAGGACTAAGAATG CTTGTTGGTTCAGAAATAGCAACGGTATCATCTATCTCCCGTCATGTGGATACGGCTTTACCACCGCCTGACAACATATGTTCTCTTTT CCAACTGGAAAATGGATGTGCTGGGGTCTTGGTATTTGCAGTAAATTCGAGATCCCCGAAG ATATTATGGCGGGTTGATGGAACAAAAGGAACAGTGCAAGTTGAACGTGGAACTGATAGTGGGAAGCATGGCTACCAG GTGCTATTTACAAGTGAAAATGGGCAGTGCCAGAAAACATTTTATCCATTTAGCGGTGTGCATGAAGAACTGAAGGCATTTGTCCATGACATCGTGCAGGCTAGCAAA GACGGAGATCACAAGGCTGAACCCCGCAGTTCTTATGCCGAAGGTGCTCGTGACGTTGCTGTTCTAGAAGCCATGCTCGAATCTAGCACGAAGCAAGGAGCCCAGGTGCAAGTGAAGAAATTCTAA